The Clostridia bacterium DNA segment CCGTCTATGCACTGCTGGCGCCTTCCGTGATGTCATGTTAATTCGTGATTTTACACTTTTTTATGGTGTCGTTGCCATCTTTGTGGCCGCCCTTATTGGAAATCTAGTGTTCAATCCAGGATTCTTTCATCTTTCATTTCTTGAGCAACCCGCAGCCCATACCGATGGACTATGGAACTTCTTGGGTATGCTAGTCGTTGGATTCTCCGCTACCTTGTTGGGTGGATGTCCGCTGCGTCAGACTATACTGGGCGGCGAAGGTGACTCAGACAGTGCCATTACTTTCTTTGGCCTTTTAACTGGAGCTGCTATCAGCCATAACCTAGGAATGGCTGGTTCTGGAACTGGTCTTGCCATAAACGGCCAAGTGGGCGTCATCGTCTGTCTCCTTCTTCTGTTTATAGTCGCTACCATGTACAGCCGGGAAACAGCCTAATTGATATTAAAAAATGAAAAGAGGTATGATAAAATGATTGAAGTAGATGCAAGAGGAAGAAGCTGTCCGGAACCCGTCGTAATGACCAAAAAGGCTCTTGATCGCTACGATGGTCAAGAAATTGTAGTTTTGGTTGATACCAACGTGGCCAAAGAAAACGTAAGCCGTTTGGCTAAAAATTCAGGTTTTACGATTTCACTTACGCAAGAAGGTGAAGATATCCGGATTACGTGCACCAAATAGTAAGGAGCAAAACGATGATTAAAGGATACGTAACCTTTCATTCTGTCTCAGATTCACTGAAATTTGAGAAGACTGTCAAAGAAAGTGGCTTAGAAGTTCAGTTGGTACCCGTTCCTAGGGAAATTAGTTCCAGTTGCGGTGTTGCCGCCATGTTTCCATCTGAAATGGAACAGGCCGTGCGGGATTTCATTCAAGGTCATAATCTAGAAGTAGCGGATATCCATATGCTAGAGCAAGCAGGAAAGAAGAAAGGCTTACTCGACCGATTTTAAATCGTCACCATTCACCCAAAAGAAGCGCTCCCTGCGGGGAGCGCTTCTTGTATTACAAATTTTTTGTTTCGGTCTCACCAATTTAATCCTTAATTCTGTCTTTGATCCAACATATCCAAAACCGTTTGGTCCATGCGTTGCATCCCTTGGCTGCTAACAGCCTCTAGATTGGCAATCGATGCTTCCGTGGATACTTCTACTATTCCTTGTACATCGTTCAAATAGACCCCATTTACGGACATCATAGCATACGTAAAGGCTTCCACTGCCGCAGTCTCAAGTTTAAGAGCACAAGTACCTTTCGCACCATCGCACAAGGTTCCAGTCAGGTTGGCTATCATTCCCTTAATCGCGCCTTCAATCTGAGCTAATGAGCCACCAGCAAGCCAAGATAATCCTGCCGCCGCACCCAATCCTGCCGAAACACTACAGCCACATAGAGGAGATAGTTTCCCCAAGTAGGATTTTGCCAATGCATTGGTCAAATTGGCAATGGCCAAGGCACGAAGTAAATCCTCCCGAGATTTCGAATTGTACTCGCAATAGGCATGTAAAGGAAGTGTAATCAAAAGTCCTTGGTTACCACTGCCACAGCTAGTCATAACCGGCAACTTGGCACCGCCCATCCGTGCATCTGCTGCTGCTGAAACCTGGATGCGGATCTTTGTCAAAAGATCATCACAAAGCAAGCCTTGATCAACCAATTGTTTCAAGCCCCTGCCGATACCCAAACCGTACGCTTTCTTTTGCCCTAATTCTGAAATTTTGCTGTTCATTTGAACGGCCTCTTCCAGCCAAGCAATGTCTTCTAGGGGTGTTGAAGTCGCAAAATCGAGTATTTGGGAAATCGTAACTTTTCTCATGGCTGCTAAAGTATCTTCTGCAGCAAGCTTTGGCGAACCAGCTTTATTATCACCGTCTTCTTGCAAAATTTGTCCGTTTACAGAAACCTGAATAAAACGGTCATGGCTACCCCCGATGATGGCCGTTGCTTCGCCCTCAGACGTCTTAAGTGTTGCTTTGACATAAACATCGTAATCGGATTCAGTATACCCTAATTCCAAAATATTCTTCTTAACATATGCCCTGGCTTCTTCTTTTTCTGCATCAGAAGCGACTTCAAGAATCCTCATACCCAACTCAGGTTTTTTCACCAATACACCCATGAAAGCAGCCATGCCAATACCCTTTTCATCTGTTCCAGGTATACCAACTGCACTAGCATTCTTGTATAGTCCCTTGCTGGCTACGATATGCAGTGATTGTATTTCACCAGAAATGAGACTTGCAGCTTTGGCACAGGCCAAAGCAATCGCTACTGGTTCAGTACATCCTGTTGCAGGCTTTACTTGTTCTGTGAGCACTTGGTTGAAATATGTATTCATTCGTCCTCTCCTTGTCTAAATCCTTGTCAACAACATCTGTCCAACTACGACCAATTGATCGCGCCGTACTGCTAAAATTCCATCTATCCCATCATATTTCAGATACTTCTCTAAAATTGGCTCTATTGGCTGGCTTTCTCCAATTTGATTACAAATGGCGGTGGCCATGGCATCTGCCAAAGCGCCCTCTTTCGCTTTCACCACTACAGCATCTGCTTTGCCAAACGAAAAAGAATGCCCTACAGTCCCCGACGAGGTACATAGGGATATCGGCATCTCTGTAGCTCGTATTGTCAGTCCAATGCGGTTGGAAAAAGGTGAATCGCCAGCATAGATTGCTATGACTAAGTCCTCTGCACAATCTACGAATAGGTCACCGCCGTTCTCGGCAATCACTTCTGCCACACCCATACATTTCGCCTGTTCTGCAATACATTGGGCAAAGGTGCCGGCTACAGCAGCCATCGGTCCCGTTCCAGCAATTTTTCCGGCTTGAATCATCGTTTGAACGATAGCCGGTGCTGAAGGATCCTCCGCAATGGGGTTCAAAGAAATATTAAACTCTGGTCGCACCTCAATATAGCAATCTAAGAGCGTGTACAAACTTTTTTGTAGTTTTTTGAGTGAGATTTCCAGTCTTTCAGGTTCTTGCACCTCTCCCAAACCTACCCAAATATCACTCGCCTGGTGTTTAAGCAGAAAATGATGGGGAAAACGTTTCCCCATCCATTCTCTGTATGTCCTCTCTTGCATTAGATTCCTAGTGTAATGGCTCTTCTCGGACATGCTTTCACACACATTCCGCAGGCCACACATAAATCTGGTTTCAACTCCACCTCTGAGGTGCGACGATTAATAGTTAATGCACCCACCGGGCAAACAGCAGTGCATGAACCGCAATCTACACAAAGATTACGATCCAACTCGATTTCTTCACTCATACGGTGAATGGCAACACCTTCTGCCTTGATGAAGGCGATGGCTTCATCTAACCTCTTACCATTCATCTCAAGAACCAGTACACCTTCTTCACCGGCTTCTATCTTGGCTGAGATAATATTAATCTTAATATCGAAATCCTTAACCAAAAGATAGGTGATTGGCTTTTCAGTAGCCTTCTGATGAAAGTTAAGGATATATTTCTTACTCATCGTTGCTGCCTCCATTTCCGCCCAGATTCTTTAGACTTGTATTTTCAGGGAACATGCGTACCGGTTCTGTCAAAGTAAAGTCACCAGCCATGATCCATTCTTTTAAGGTTTGCGCAATCTTTCGTGCCTTGGGAATACTAGACATCGGTGCAGTCCGTACTTTTTTGCCGTTCAATTCCACTGTACCACTCTTTAGGCTCTTGTAATCGATACGACCATAAGTAGGCTTATCTCGTTTAGGCACACTATAATCTACGATAGTCGTAAAAATTTCCTCATCACGTACACAAACATTTTTTAGTATATCCATATCTAGTAGAGGAATCGGCAATCCCATTCCAATATAAATCGATACCCCGTAACGTTCCATGACTGCCGACTGAATAAACTCAGCACTCATCTCTTTTAAGTCACCAATCAAGCTTAAGGTCGCCGCTGGCGCTACTGGTATCCCGTTTTCTAAACGTTCAACATTGGTCTTAAATTGAGTTCCATTCCAGGCAATATGTCCTTGGGCACCACCCAAGAAAATCTTGGTTCCCACTCCTATGGTGCGGTAAGTAGGATCATTCAAGAGTGGACTTAATTGACCGGACGTCGCATAATTCATATTCTTAAAATTGGGATATAAAATGCCCATATAGGTGTAAATCGTCTTTTGTGAGCCATTAACTGCTGCCGCATAGTTTTGGTAACAGTTCCTAGGATTGAACATGATGGCCTCGTTGATGGAATCCAAGGTAATCTTATAATTGCATTCACGGCCGGGATAGCAATCTGTAACCGAGCCCGTAGCATATAAGTCAATTTCTTCACCCTTTAGCAAGGATTCAATGACATGGGCGCCACCGTACAAATCATCTCCATGATGGTCCTCAGCCAACTCACCAGCACCCAAAAATGCATCTACTGCCGCAAGCCCCGCATAAGCCGGAACACCGTTTAACAGCGTCTTATTCATTTTAATAGGTGGATCATCGTGCCCAAAATTTAAAAATACACCAGAGGAACACATGGGGCTAAACGTTCCTGTGGTTACTACGTCTACTTTTTCAAATGTTTTTTCCATTCCGTCTTTATCGACTAAATCAATAATCTCTTCTGCTGTCACAGCAACCGCCTTGCCGCTCAAGATTCTTTCATTTATCTCTTGTATGGTTTTCTTCATAAACGATTGTCTCCTTTTCTCGATTGCTCCCATTATATCACTCGGCTCCTAGAATTCAATGGAACCCGGAAATAAGCTCCTATCCTTATAGATCATGACTGTTCCGGTCATCTTAGAACAAAGTTGACCCTCTTCATCACGTAAGCACATTTCGTAAATACCCAATGTCCTACCACGTTTTATTTCCACAGCTTGAACCTCTAGTTTTTCACTTTTAGGTGCTCTTAGCAAATGAAAATCCATCTGTGTCCCTATCGCCATACAACCATAGGAATTAGAAGCCGCAGCAAATGCAAAGTCACACAAGGTAAACAGTGCGCCTCCCATCACCATACCAGCTGCATTTAGGTGGCTGGCATTGACTTTCATGCTAGCCTTAGCCCATCCAAAGTCAATATCTTCTAAAAGCATTCCATTCTCCCCAGCAAAACGGTCCTGCAGAAAATAGTTGATGAATGCCTCTTTTCTTTTTTGGGTAAATACCCCTTTCATATTCTACCTCGTTTCCACTCTTTTAGGAATAAATTTTTTAAAAGACCAAGGCAGAGACTCTTGATTTTTTATTGGAGCCAACTCCTCTTGAAGCTGTTTCAAGCGCAAACGCTTAGATGCACTTAGGTTTTTACCAGGTTCTTCATAGTAACGACTCATAAGGTCTGCGTCCTTGATCAGCTCAGCATAGCTAGCTAGTTCCACCTTATCCTTTCGGTTATGACGTTTAATGGCCTTCTTAATAATTTTCAACTCCGTATCATTAAATAGGCCCGTATCCGCAAGGATTTTTTTCGCTAGCTTGGCCCCTTCGGAAACATGTTTTTCACCATCCCAGCCCATCTCAATACGGCCGATGTCATGCATCAGACCAATTACACAAGCTATATCTGGCACTAAGCCACGTCGGTAGGCTAGGTGCTGCGACCACTGGGAAACACCATATAGATGATGTAATTCTTCCAAGAATTGTTTGCGGCTCATGCGCTTTTCTTCATAAGCACTCCAAATACATTTTTCCATTATGGAGCGAACCACAACCACGCGTTTTTTCATATTTTCTCCTTGTATTATGAACTTATAGCAAGCTATAGTTCAAAAGTATTTTGATATAATTTACATAGTGCTGTGGATTAGTGCTTTCTCCTATAGCTTTGACTATTTCGTAAAGGCTCTAACCACATCTCT contains these protein-coding regions:
- a CDS encoding PaaI family thioesterase, with the translated sequence MKGVFTQKRKEAFINYFLQDRFAGENGMLLEDIDFGWAKASMKVNASHLNAAGMVMGGALFTLCDFAFAAASNSYGCMAIGTQMDFHLLRAPKSEKLEVQAVEIKRGRTLGIYEMCLRDEEGQLCSKMTGTVMIYKDRSLFPGSIEF
- a CDS encoding DUF3343 domain-containing protein: MKGYVTFHSVSDSLKFEKTVKESGLEVQLVPVPREISSSCGVAAMFPSEMEQAVRDFIQGHNLEVADIHMLEQAGKKKGLLDRF
- a CDS encoding HD domain-containing protein → MKKRVVVVRSIMEKCIWSAYEEKRMSRKQFLEELHHLYGVSQWSQHLAYRRGLVPDIACVIGLMHDIGRIEMGWDGEKHVSEGAKLAKKILADTGLFNDTELKIIKKAIKRHNRKDKVELASYAELIKDADLMSRYYEEPGKNLSASKRLRLKQLQEELAPIKNQESLPWSFKKFIPKRVETR
- a CDS encoding serine dehydratase subunit alpha family protein, giving the protein MNTYFNQVLTEQVKPATGCTEPVAIALACAKAASLISGEIQSLHIVASKGLYKNASAVGIPGTDEKGIGMAAFMGVLVKKPELGMRILEVASDAEKEEARAYVKKNILELGYTESDYDVYVKATLKTSEGEATAIIGGSHDRFIQVSVNGQILQEDGDNKAGSPKLAAEDTLAAMRKVTISQILDFATSTPLEDIAWLEEAVQMNSKISELGQKKAYGLGIGRGLKQLVDQGLLCDDLLTKIRIQVSAAADARMGGAKLPVMTSCGSGNQGLLITLPLHAYCEYNSKSREDLLRALAIANLTNALAKSYLGKLSPLCGCSVSAGLGAAAGLSWLAGGSLAQIEGAIKGMIANLTGTLCDGAKGTCALKLETAAVEAFTYAMMSVNGVYLNDVQGIVEVSTEASIANLEAVSSQGMQRMDQTVLDMLDQRQN
- a CDS encoding 4Fe-4S binding protein, translating into MSKKYILNFHQKATEKPITYLLVKDFDIKINIISAKIEAGEEGVLVLEMNGKRLDEAIAFIKAEGVAIHRMSEEIELDRNLCVDCGSCTAVCPVGALTINRRTSEVELKPDLCVACGMCVKACPRRAITLGI
- a CDS encoding sulfurtransferase TusA family protein; the protein is MIEVDARGRSCPEPVVMTKKALDRYDGQEIVVLVDTNVAKENVSRLAKNSGFTISLTQEGEDIRITCTK
- a CDS encoding homocysteine biosynthesis protein codes for the protein MKKTIQEINERILSGKAVAVTAEEIIDLVDKDGMEKTFEKVDVVTTGTFSPMCSSGVFLNFGHDDPPIKMNKTLLNGVPAYAGLAAVDAFLGAGELAEDHHGDDLYGGAHVIESLLKGEEIDLYATGSVTDCYPGRECNYKITLDSINEAIMFNPRNCYQNYAAAVNGSQKTIYTYMGILYPNFKNMNYATSGQLSPLLNDPTYRTIGVGTKIFLGGAQGHIAWNGTQFKTNVERLENGIPVAPAATLSLIGDLKEMSAEFIQSAVMERYGVSIYIGMGLPIPLLDMDILKNVCVRDEEIFTTIVDYSVPKRDKPTYGRIDYKSLKSGTVELNGKKVRTAPMSSIPKARKIAQTLKEWIMAGDFTLTEPVRMFPENTSLKNLGGNGGSNDE
- a CDS encoding UPF0280 family protein; amino-acid sequence: MGKRFPHHFLLKHQASDIWVGLGEVQEPERLEISLKKLQKSLYTLLDCYIEVRPEFNISLNPIAEDPSAPAIVQTMIQAGKIAGTGPMAAVAGTFAQCIAEQAKCMGVAEVIAENGGDLFVDCAEDLVIAIYAGDSPFSNRIGLTIRATEMPISLCTSSGTVGHSFSFGKADAVVVKAKEGALADAMATAICNQIGESQPIEPILEKYLKYDGIDGILAVRRDQLVVVGQMLLTRI